In the genome of candidate division KSB1 bacterium, the window GACACGGTGGAGGGATGCCAAGAGGCCGCTGCAGCCGGGGGGGAGTTGCACGTGGAGGTGATCCCCGGCGTGGAACTCAGCACCGTGGAAAGGGGCATGGAGCTCCACGTGCTGGGCTACTTCTTTGACCCGACCGACCCGCAAATGAATCAACATCTGCGGCTCTTTCGCGAGGAGCGCGTGAAGCGGGCGGGCAAGATGGTAGAGCTTTTGCGCGGGATGGGCTGCCCGGTGTCGTTGGACGACGTGATGCGGCGGAGCGCCAAGGGCAGCGTCGGCCGCCCCCACGTCGCTCAGGCCATGGTGGAGTGCGGGTTTGTGACCTCGGTGGGCGAGGCCTTCTCGCTGTACTTAGGGGGAGACCGTCCGGCCTATGTGCCCAAATACAAGATGGCCACCTCTGAGGCGCTTGCCCTGATCAGCGCTGCCGGCGGAGTCTCATTTTTGGCTCATCCGGGGTGGAATGTGCCGGATAGTCTCATCCTCACCCTGGCCAAGCATGGGTTGCACGGGGTGGAAACTGTGCACCCACGGCATGCTCCCGGCGATGTCTATCACTATCGTGTCCTGGTAAGCACCCACGGCCTTCTGGAAACAGGCGGTTCTGACTATCACGGCGCCCCGCACGAAGCGCCGCTTGGCACCTACGTGGTGCCCCGTTCTGCGCTGGAGAGGATGCGCGAATTCGCGTTCTCCGCGGTGCGTAACGGCGGGGCGTAGCCCAACGAAGAGGCGAGAACTTGCCCAGTGAGTTGTCGGCAAAAGGCTCAAGTTCCGTTTGCGAAGTGACCTGCGTGGATGGCCCATCTACGCTGTCCGGCATGTTTCCGCCAGGCACGAACCTGTTGCGCGCCCTGGTGGAGATGGGGAGCGAGATCGAAGCGCCGTGTGGAGGCACGGGAACCTGCGGCAAGTGCCGCGTGCGGGTGAGCGGTGCAGTGAGCGACCCCACCCAGGAGGAGCGGGCCTTGCTCGACCCGGATGAACTGCGCGCCGGTATGCGCTTGGCCTGCCAGACCAGCATTTACGGCTCTTGCCGGGTTGCGCCGCCCGATACACACGCCTTGACCGCCCCCACTATTCTCACGGAAGGACGGCGCCAAGAGGTGGCCCTGCAGCCCAACGTCCGTGAATTTGGAGTAACCGTACCCCCGCCGGCACTGGATCGCAACCCTGCGGATTTCGAGGAGTTGCTGGGCGCAATGGGCTTTGCCGCCGATGACCTGTCGATGCCGCTGCCAGTGCTGCGTGGGTTGTCCAGCACCTTGCGAGAGGCAGGTTTCTTCGTGCGCGCCCGCCTGGTCGGTGAGGAGATAATCGACCTCTTGCCGGCCACTGAGCGCAGACCCTTGCTCGGCCTGGCGGTGGACATCGGCACCACCACGGTGGCGGGGAAACTCTTCGATCTGCGCACGGGCCATGTGTTAGCAGTGGGCTCGAGGCTCAATGCCCAGCGCGTATTCGGCGAGGACGTCATCAGCCGCATCCAGTACGCCAGCAAGTCGGCGAGCGATTTGCGGGCCTTGCAGGAGCGTGTCATCGCCGTCATCAACGAAATTGTGGTCGAGGTGTGCACCGGGAGGGCGGAGCCGCGCGATATCGCTGAAGTCGTGTGCGCGGGCAACACGGTGATGACACATCTGGCTGCCGGCATCTCTCCACAGTGGCTGGCCCAGTACCCGTACGTCCCTGTGTTCCTGTCACCGCTGAGTTGTCGAGCGAGCGAGATAGGCATTGCCATTCATGAGCTTGGCAGGGTCTTCTTCTTGCCGGGCATTGGGCGCTTCGTCGGTGGCGATACCGTCGGGGTGATCTTGGCGGCGGGACTGGATATGAGCCAGTCCCTCAGGCTTGCCGTGGACGTAGGTACCAACGGCGAGATTGTATTGGGCTCGCGCGACCGGCTCGTAGCCTGCTCCACGGCTGCCGGTCCTGCCTTCGAGGGAGCACACATCGCCCACGGCATGCGCGCCGCAAACGGGGCCATCGACCGCGTTGGTCTGGTGGACGGCGAGATCCGTTGCCACGTCCTGGGCGAAGGCGAGCCGACAGGGATATGCGGGTCTGGGTTGATCGACGCGGTGGCGGTCCTCTTGCGCGCCGGGATTGTGGAACCCAGCGGTCGCCTGGTGGGCGCCGACGAATGCTCAGCCGAATTGCCAGCGACGTTGCGCGGGCGCCTCGAAATGCGAGGCGGAGAACACGCCTTCCTCCTTGCCGGTCAAGTCGCACTGACCCAACGCGACATCCGTGAGGTGCAACTGGCCAAAGGGGCGATTGCCGCAGGTGCGCGTATCCTCATGCGGCAGTTGGGCATTGGGCCACAGCGGCTCGAAGAAGTGCTGCTGGCCGGTGCCTTTGGCAATTTCCTGCGCAGAGACAGCGCCATCCGCCTCGGTTTGCTGCCTCCAGTCCCGCGCCAGCGGGTCAGCTTCATTGGCAACGCCGCCTGCGCAGGAGCAGAGATGGCCCTGCTTTCCACTGTACAGCGGCGGCGAGCCGAGGAAATCGCCCGCCGCGTGGAGTACGTGGAGATCTCGGCATTCCCCGAGTTTCAGGACATCTTCGCCGAAGAGATGATGTTTCCGGCCGGGGAGCCGTCGTGAAGCCCAGGCGTTTGGCACAACGCCTGTCGCGAAAGGGAAAGCCATGGCTCTTGTCCAAGAGAAGATTGCGCAAGCGATAGCCATCCTCCAGGAGCAAGGGGTGGACATGTGGCTGATCTTCGTCCGGGAGAGCGGCACGATGCCCGATCCGTGCCTTGAACTGGTGGTCGGCACCAGCTGTACCTGGCAGTCGGCGTTCATCATTACCACGCGCGGGGATACCCTCGCGCTGGTCGGCAGCCTGGACGTGGCCAATCAGAAGGAGCACGGCTATTATCGGGAGGTCATCGGTTACCAGGAATCCATACGCCCCCACCTGCTGCAGGTGTTGGACAGACTGGCGCCGCGCTCCATTGCCATCAACTTCTCCGAGTCCGATAACATGGCAGATGGCCTGACGCACGGTATGTACCTCCTTCTGCAGAAATACCTCGAAGGGACGCCATACCGGGACAGGCTTCTCTCTTCGGAGCGCATTGTGGCGGCGCTGCGTGGCCGCAAGTCGGCTACCGAGCAGGAGGCAATCGGGCAGGCGGTGGAGCTCACCCTCAGGATGTTCGACGCGGTGGGTGCGCGGCTGCGTCCAGGACTGAGCGAGAAGGAGGTGGCGCAGCTCCTGCTGGATGAAGTGGCCGCACATGGCGTGGAGCTGGCATGGGACCCGGAGATGTGCCCGTCGGTCTTTACCGGGCCGGAATCGGCCGGTGCACACGCTGGCCCTACCGAGCGACGCATCGCCCCCGGTCACCTGATGAACATCGATTTCGGGATCAAGTGCAATGGCTATTGCTCGGACTTGCAGCGGACCTGGTACTTTCTCCGTCCGGGCGAGCGACAGGCGCCCGAGGTGGTCCGCCGCGGCTTCGCGGCAGTGCGCGATGCTATCCAGTTGGCCAGCCAAGCGCTCACGCCGGGGGCAGAATGCTGGACGGTGGACGATGTGGCTCGCCGGCACATCGTGGCCTGTGGCTTCGAGGAGTACCCACATGCGCTTGGGCATCAGATCGGGCGCAAGGCGCACGATGGCGCAGGCATCCTCTGTCCCCGCTGGGAGCGCTACGGCAACAGGCCCTACGAGCTGGTGGAAGAAGGCCAGGTCTACACACTCGAACCACGGGTCACCGTGCCCGACCACGGTGTGGCGACCATTGAGGAAGTCGTCGTGGTACACAAAGATGGATGCACCTTTCTTTCTGCGCCGCAACAGGAGCTCTATCTGGTGCCAGCATAGTGCTGGCGGATGACCGCCATGCGCCGGGAGGGACTAATGGCATTTGCGGTTGGCGTTGACCTTGGCGGCACGAAAATGAGCGCTGGAGTGGTCGACCACCAGGGCCAGCTCGTTGGCGGAATGGTGCACAGGCCCACCGGGGCGAATCGACCTGCCGGGCAGATTGTTAGCGACCTCGCCGGCTTGGCCGAAGAGGCTGTGCAAGCTGCGGGCCTGGCTCTGGAGGAGTTGGCCGGCATAGGCATTGGTGCACCGGGGCCACTGGACCTGGCGCAGGGGGTGGTACTGACGCCGCCGAACATGCCAAGCCTGCACCACTTTCCCCTTGTGGAAGAGGTACAGCGTCGCCTGCGCAAACCCGTTCGGCTGAACAACGACGGCAACTGCTTCGCGCTGGGCGAAGCTCTGCACGGGGCAGGCCAGGGCGCTGGCATTGTCTGTGGCGTGACCTTGGGCACCGGTTTCGGGGGTGGGATCGTGATCGGGGGCAAAGTTTTCAATGGAGCTACGGGCACAGCCGCAGAGCTCTGGCTCTGCCATTACAAGGATGCGCGCTTCGAGGAGTATGGCTCCTCGCGTGGCGTGGCCGCAGCGTATCGGCGCATCACCGGCACCGAGGTGGCGCCGGCAGAGGTCTTTGCGCGGGCGCAGCAAGGCGAGGCTGCCGCCCTGCGGGCTTGGGAGGAGTACGGCGCCGATCTTGGCAGCATGCTCTCCTATGTGGTGAACACGCTGGATCCGGACGTAGTCATTGTCGGCGGATCGGTGAGCGAAGGCTGGGATTTCTTCCATCGCCGTCTCGATGAAGAATTGCGGCGGCACATCAACCCCATGCCGGCGCAGCACGTGGCGGTGCGCAGAGCCGCCCTGGGCAGCGTGGCCGGCATCGTCGGGGCCGCGGCGCTCGTGTGGCAAGACCAGGAGGTGGTGGGGTGATCGTGGAGACGTTCGTGGTCAGTCTCTTTGCCACCAACTGCTACCTCGTTGGCTGTCCAGAGACGAAGAAAGCCGCCCTCATCGACCCGGGTGACGAAGCGGCGCTTCTGCTTGCGGCGGCAGAGCGCCTTGGTCTCACCCTGGAGGTCATTCTGCTGACCCACGGTCACATCGACCATGTGGGGGCAGTAGCAGAGGTGCTCGAGCGAACGAGCTGCAAGGTCTGCGCGCACCGAGATGAGGTGGAGGTGCTGCGAACTCTTGGGCTACAGGCCAGGCTTTTTGGCCTTTCCTTGCCGGATGACGTCAAGGTGGATGTCTGGCTCTCGGAAGGTGATGAGGTCAGACTTGGCAGCCTGGCATTCCGCGTGCTGCACACCCCGGGCCACACGCCGGGCAGCATCTGCTTTTACCACGACGGCGTCGTTTTCTCGGGCGACACCCTGTTTCGGGAATCTGTGGGCCGCACCGATCTCCCCGGCGGGTCGCATCGTAGCCTCCTTGCCTCGATACGCAGCAAGCTGCTGGCCTTGCCAGACGAGGTGCAGGTCTACCCAGGCCATGGCGAGCCCACGACAATTGGCGACGAGCGACGCCTCAACCCCTTCCTGTAGCGGGCCGAGGGCGCGCAGGAAAAAGCGCTTGTTTCTTCACCGCGAATTTGCTATAATTAGGGCGGTTCAAGATCGGTTGCCTCTGGCGGAAGGAGTGAATGGTAGAATCCCGGAAAGTCGGAGATCTGATACACGCAGTGGCGCACCATACTGCGCAGAAGCCCAGGGAGCCCGAGCCTTCGCCCGGCTCCCTTTTCGTTGCAGAACGGCGAACGTGAAACGGAGGCGTGAGGGAGACGATGACAGAGACGCAGGTGGGATTGGCAAAGGCGAAGGTCGTTTTCCGCGAGGATGAATGCAAGGGGTGCGGACTGTGCATTGCTGCATGTCCAGTGAAGGTCCTGTTTGCGCAGGCGAAGCTCAATCGCATGGGCTATCACCCTGCTGGGTACAAAGGGGAGGGCTGCACAGGGTGCGGCATCTGCTTCTACGCCTGTCCAGAGCCGGGGGCGATGGCTGTCTACAAGAAGGGCTACGTGGGGGAGGAGGTAGAGGCCAATGGCTAAGCAGCTCATCAAGGGAAACGAGGCGGTGGTGAAAGGGGCCATCCTGGCCGGGTGTCGCTACTTTTTCGGCTACCCCATCACGCCTGCCTCCGAGATCGCTGAAGCCGCTGCCTACTACATGCCTCTGGTGGGGGGGACCTTCATCCAGGCCGAGAGCGAGGTGGCTTCGATCAACATGGTCTACGGCGCCGCCTCGGGGGGACAGCGCGTGATGACCGCCTCTTCCAGCCCGGGCATCAGTCTCAAGCAGGAGGGGCTGTCGTACGCTGCCGGCGCGGAGCTGCCGCTGGTGGTGGTCAACGTGAATCGCGGCGGGCCTGGCTTGGGGAATATCGCCCCTGAGCAGAGCGACTACAATCAGATGGTGAAGGGCGGAGGCCACGGCAACTACAAGCTCATCGTCCTGGCGCCCAATTCTGCCCAGGAGATGTGTGATCTGGCCATGTTGGCCTTTGAGCTTGCCGACAAATACCGCAATCCGGCGGCGCTGCTGGTGGACGGCTTCATCGGCCAAATGATGGAGCCTGTGGAATTCCCACCGCCGGTCACCGAGTTGCCGGCAAAGGAGTGGGCACTGCACGTGGACGACGATGACCAGTATCGCTTGATCACTTCCATCGAATTGGAGCCGGAAATTCTGGAGCGCCACAACCAGAAGTTGCAGGCCAAGTATGCCGAGATCGAGCGCCAGGAGGTGCGCTACGAGGCCTACCATGTGGACGACGCCCGCCTGGTGGTGGTCGCCTACGGCATCGTTTCCCGAGTGGTACAATCGGCGGTGGATCTTCTTCGAGGGCAAGGGGAGAAGGTGGGCATGCTTCGACCAATCACCCTGTGGCCTTTTCCAAAGGCGGCCCTGGCCGAGCTTGCCGAACGCGTCGACCGTTTGTTGGTGACGGAGCTTTCCAATGGCCAAATGGTCGACGATGTGCGCCTGGCGGTCGTGGGCAGGTGTCCGGTGGAATTCTACTCCCGCATGGGCGGCGTGGTGCCGACCACCGAAGAGGTCCAACAAGTTATCTCGAAATACATTGAGGGCTGATCATGGCGGAGAAAGTACTGCGAAAGGCTGACTCGTTCTATGCGGTCTATGAGCGGAAACCGGGGGCCGACAAGACGACCACCCACTACTGCCCAGGATGTGGCCATGGCATTTTGCACAAGTTGCTCGCAGAGGCTTTGGATGATTTCAATCTCCGCGATCGTGCAATCATGATAAGCCCAGTGGGCTGCAGTGTGTTTGCCTACTACTACTTCCGCACTGGCAACATCCAATGCGCCCATGGGCGTGCCCCCGCCGTGGCGACCGGCATCAAACGTGTGTATCCGCACAGCATCGTGATTAGCTACCAGGGGGATGGCGACTTGGCGGCTATTGGCACTGCCGAGATCATCCATGCGGCCAATCGCGGCGAGCAGATTTCGGTCTTTTTCGTGAACAACGCCATCTACGGAATGACCGGCGGCCAGATGGCTCCCACGACTCTCATTGGGCAAAAGACCACCACCTCGCCCTACGGACGCAAGGCGAGCAATGAGGGGTTCCCCTTGCGGGTCTGCGAACTGCTCTCCACCCTGGAGGCCCCTGTCTACATCGAGCGGGTGGCGTTGACTGATGCCAAGCACATCGCGCAGGCACGACGGGCCGTGCGCAAGGCACTGCAGGTGCAGGCGGAAGGAAAAGGCTTCTCCCTCGTCGAGGTCCTGTCTGCCTGCCCCTCCGGGTGGAAGATGGCACCGACGCAGGCGATCCGCTGGATCCAAGAGCAGATGATGAACTACTTCCCATTGGGCGTGTATAGAGACAAGACGGGCGAAGCAGAGGCGACGCCTTTGGGGCCCCGCCAGTTCGTGCGCGAGGACCTGGCCAAGCTGCTGGAGATTCCAGCTGGGCCGTCTGTCGCAGCGGAGGCCGTGGTCCTTCCTGCCGAGCGCTACCGCAACCCCCGACTCAAGGTGGCTGGGTTCGGTGGCCAGGGGATTCTGCTCCTCGGGCTGGTCCTTGCTGAAGTGGGAATGCGCGCCGGCTACAATGTGTCTTGGATCCCCTCCTACGGCCCGGAGATGCGAGGCGGTACCGCCAACTGCCACGTCAACCTTTCCACGGCGCGCATTGGCTCGCCGGTGGTTTCGGTGCCCACGGTGCTCATTGCCATGAACCTGCCGTCATTGGACAGATTCGAGCCCGAAGTGCAGGCGGGTGGGCTGGTCATCTACGATAGCTCGCTGATTGACCGCACCGTGCAGCGGAGCGACGTCGAAGTGTTGCCCCTGCCGGCAACCAAGATGGCCGATGAGTTGGGTAACACGCGCGTGGCGAATATGGTGGCGCTGGGTGCCTACATCGGTTTCACCGGCATCTTGAGCAAGGAGCAGGTGCTCGCCACCTTGCCCGAGGCGATCAAGAGAAAAGAGCTTCTGGCAATCAATGAGAAGGCGGTAGCAGCTGGGTTCCAGTACGCCCAGGGCTTTAGAAAGCGCAACTAAACGGAGCAACAGATTTCCAGGTGCCACATCGGGCCCAGCGCTGAGGGTTCACGGATGGGGGAGTGCACGAGCATCGCAATCTATCCCCGTCGGCCGATCGTGACGGGGATTTTCGCTATTTCGTGATTGAGAGCATATGGCGGTTGTCCCTCGAGACATACTGCAACAGCGCATTCTGCCGCGGGTGAGCAAGCCGGGACGCTACTTGGGCAACGAAGTGAACGTTGTCCACAAGCCGTTCGACGAGGTAGATCTGCGGGTGGTCCTGGCCTTCCCGGATGTGTACGAGATGGGCATGTCCTACCTCGGCTTCGACATCCTGTACCACCTGCTCAATCGCGAGCCGTGGATAGTGGCAGAGCGGGTGTATGCGCCGTGGGTGGACATGGAGGATGCCCTGCGTCGCCATGCCATTCCACTCTTCTCTCTGGAGTCGAAGCGCAGCCTTGCCGATTTCGATATCATCGGCTTTACCCTGCAGTACGAGCTGCACTACCCGACGGTGCTGAACATGCTCGATCTTGCGGGCATCCCGTTGCGGGCCATGGAAAGGCAGGCTCTGACGCCCCTCGTGCTCGGCGGCGGGCCGTGCGCGTTCAACCCGGAGCCGCTGGCGGAATTCGTGGACGCCTTTCTGATTGGCGACGGCGAGGAGGCAATCTTGGAAATAGCCAGGGTGGTGCTGGCGGCCAAGAGGGAAGGCTTGGACCGCGAACAGGCCCTGTTCTGCTTGGCAGGCGTGCCAGGGGTCTATGTTCCGCGTTTCTACGGGCCCACAGCCAATGGGCAAGGCCGACAGCAGAGCATCCGCCCGTTGCGCAAGGATGTGCCCGAGAAGGTGCGGGCACGCGTCGTGGAGCGCCTGAAGCCTGAGCACTACCCCACGGCGCCTTTGGTGCCGCTGATCGGCATTGCTCACGACCGCCTGACCATCGAGGTGATGCGCGGTTGCACGCGCGGGTGCCGCTTCTGCAACGCGGGATTCATCTACCGGCCGGTGCGGGAGCGCAGCGTGGAGGACATTCTCCACCAAGCCAAGGAAGGGATCGCCCGTTCGGGCTTCGACGAAGTGTCGCTGCTCTCGTTGTCCACCTCGGACTATAGCCAGCTGCGGCCACTTCTGGAAAGGCTCTCGGCAGCTTTCAAGGAGAAGATGGTCAGCATCTCCTTTCCGTCACTGCGGCCGGAGTCCTTCACCAAGGAGATGGCGCAG includes:
- a CDS encoding PHP domain-containing protein, which encodes MHSTFSDGLYTPRGLVELAAAVGLEAISVTDHDTVEGCQEAAAAGGELHVEVIPGVELSTVERGMELHVLGYFFDPTDPQMNQHLRLFREERVKRAGKMVELLRGMGCPVSLDDVMRRSAKGSVGRPHVAQAMVECGFVTSVGEAFSLYLGGDRPAYVPKYKMATSEALALISAAGGVSFLAHPGWNVPDSLILTLAKHGLHGVETVHPRHAPGDVYHYRVLVSTHGLLETGGSDYHGAPHEAPLGTYVVPRSALERMREFAFSAVRNGGA
- a CDS encoding ASKHA domain-containing protein, with the protein product MDGPSTLSGMFPPGTNLLRALVEMGSEIEAPCGGTGTCGKCRVRVSGAVSDPTQEERALLDPDELRAGMRLACQTSIYGSCRVAPPDTHALTAPTILTEGRRQEVALQPNVREFGVTVPPPALDRNPADFEELLGAMGFAADDLSMPLPVLRGLSSTLREAGFFVRARLVGEEIIDLLPATERRPLLGLAVDIGTTTVAGKLFDLRTGHVLAVGSRLNAQRVFGEDVISRIQYASKSASDLRALQERVIAVINEIVVEVCTGRAEPRDIAEVVCAGNTVMTHLAAGISPQWLAQYPYVPVFLSPLSCRASEIGIAIHELGRVFFLPGIGRFVGGDTVGVILAAGLDMSQSLRLAVDVGTNGEIVLGSRDRLVACSTAAGPAFEGAHIAHGMRAANGAIDRVGLVDGEIRCHVLGEGEPTGICGSGLIDAVAVLLRAGIVEPSGRLVGADECSAELPATLRGRLEMRGGEHAFLLAGQVALTQRDIREVQLAKGAIAAGARILMRQLGIGPQRLEEVLLAGAFGNFLRRDSAIRLGLLPPVPRQRVSFIGNAACAGAEMALLSTVQRRRAEEIARRVEYVEISAFPEFQDIFAEEMMFPAGEPS
- a CDS encoding Xaa-Pro peptidase family protein — protein: MALVQEKIAQAIAILQEQGVDMWLIFVRESGTMPDPCLELVVGTSCTWQSAFIITTRGDTLALVGSLDVANQKEHGYYREVIGYQESIRPHLLQVLDRLAPRSIAINFSESDNMADGLTHGMYLLLQKYLEGTPYRDRLLSSERIVAALRGRKSATEQEAIGQAVELTLRMFDAVGARLRPGLSEKEVAQLLLDEVAAHGVELAWDPEMCPSVFTGPESAGAHAGPTERRIAPGHLMNIDFGIKCNGYCSDLQRTWYFLRPGERQAPEVVRRGFAAVRDAIQLASQALTPGAECWTVDDVARRHIVACGFEEYPHALGHQIGRKAHDGAGILCPRWERYGNRPYELVEEGQVYTLEPRVTVPDHGVATIEEVVVVHKDGCTFLSAPQQELYLVPA
- a CDS encoding ROK family protein, which gives rise to MAFAVGVDLGGTKMSAGVVDHQGQLVGGMVHRPTGANRPAGQIVSDLAGLAEEAVQAAGLALEELAGIGIGAPGPLDLAQGVVLTPPNMPSLHHFPLVEEVQRRLRKPVRLNNDGNCFALGEALHGAGQGAGIVCGVTLGTGFGGGIVIGGKVFNGATGTAAELWLCHYKDARFEEYGSSRGVAAAYRRITGTEVAPAEVFARAQQGEAAALRAWEEYGADLGSMLSYVVNTLDPDVVIVGGSVSEGWDFFHRRLDEELRRHINPMPAQHVAVRRAALGSVAGIVGAAALVWQDQEVVG
- a CDS encoding MBL fold metallo-hydrolase gives rise to the protein MIVETFVVSLFATNCYLVGCPETKKAALIDPGDEAALLLAAAERLGLTLEVILLTHGHIDHVGAVAEVLERTSCKVCAHRDEVEVLRTLGLQARLFGLSLPDDVKVDVWLSEGDEVRLGSLAFRVLHTPGHTPGSICFYHDGVVFSGDTLFRESVGRTDLPGGSHRSLLASIRSKLLALPDEVQVYPGHGEPTTIGDERRLNPFL
- a CDS encoding 4Fe-4S dicluster domain-containing protein, with translation MTETQVGLAKAKVVFREDECKGCGLCIAACPVKVLFAQAKLNRMGYHPAGYKGEGCTGCGICFYACPEPGAMAVYKKGYVGEEVEANG
- a CDS encoding 3-methyl-2-oxobutanoate dehydrogenase subunit VorB, which encodes MAKQLIKGNEAVVKGAILAGCRYFFGYPITPASEIAEAAAYYMPLVGGTFIQAESEVASINMVYGAASGGQRVMTASSSPGISLKQEGLSYAAGAELPLVVVNVNRGGPGLGNIAPEQSDYNQMVKGGGHGNYKLIVLAPNSAQEMCDLAMLAFELADKYRNPAALLVDGFIGQMMEPVEFPPPVTELPAKEWALHVDDDDQYRLITSIELEPEILERHNQKLQAKYAEIERQEVRYEAYHVDDARLVVVAYGIVSRVVQSAVDLLRGQGEKVGMLRPITLWPFPKAALAELAERVDRLLVTELSNGQMVDDVRLAVVGRCPVEFYSRMGGVVPTTEEVQQVISKYIEG
- a CDS encoding 2-oxoacid:acceptor oxidoreductase family protein, whose protein sequence is MAEKVLRKADSFYAVYERKPGADKTTTHYCPGCGHGILHKLLAEALDDFNLRDRAIMISPVGCSVFAYYYFRTGNIQCAHGRAPAVATGIKRVYPHSIVISYQGDGDLAAIGTAEIIHAANRGEQISVFFVNNAIYGMTGGQMAPTTLIGQKTTTSPYGRKASNEGFPLRVCELLSTLEAPVYIERVALTDAKHIAQARRAVRKALQVQAEGKGFSLVEVLSACPSGWKMAPTQAIRWIQEQMMNYFPLGVYRDKTGEAEATPLGPRQFVREDLAKLLEIPAGPSVAAEAVVLPAERYRNPRLKVAGFGGQGILLLGLVLAEVGMRAGYNVSWIPSYGPEMRGGTANCHVNLSTARIGSPVVSVPTVLIAMNLPSLDRFEPEVQAGGLVIYDSSLIDRTVQRSDVEVLPLPATKMADELGNTRVANMVALGAYIGFTGILSKEQVLATLPEAIKRKELLAINEKAVAAGFQYAQGFRKRN